In one Streptomyces sp. T12 genomic region, the following are encoded:
- a CDS encoding LUD domain-containing protein: MSGRDTVLGDIRSALVDVPDAEVPDGDPAPHDPRSQQAGLDVVELFVQRAADYRATVVRVPPSDAVAAVGRALARTGARSVVLPPGFPDDLVPEGPWSRLEDAPPLTVRQLDAADAVLTTVAAAIALTGTVVLDSGPGQGRRVLTLLPDQHVCVVRASQIAADVPEALSLLHPRRPLTLISGPSATSDIELDRVEGVHGPRTLDLVVIADD, from the coding sequence ATGAGCGGCCGCGACACCGTACTGGGCGACATCCGGAGCGCGCTGGTCGACGTGCCGGATGCCGAGGTTCCCGACGGCGACCCCGCCCCGCACGATCCGCGCTCCCAGCAGGCGGGGCTGGACGTCGTCGAGCTGTTCGTCCAACGCGCCGCCGACTACCGCGCCACCGTCGTCCGGGTTCCGCCGTCCGACGCCGTCGCCGCCGTGGGCCGCGCGCTGGCCCGCACCGGAGCAAGGTCAGTTGTGCTGCCGCCGGGTTTCCCAGACGACCTCGTACCCGAAGGGCCCTGGTCCCGGTTGGAGGACGCTCCGCCGCTCACGGTCAGACAGCTCGACGCGGCGGACGCCGTGCTCACCACCGTCGCCGCAGCGATCGCCCTCACCGGCACCGTCGTCCTCGACAGCGGACCGGGACAAGGACGCCGTGTGCTGACCTTGCTCCCGGATCAACATGTCTGCGTGGTCAGGGCCAGCCAGATCGCCGCTGATGTGCCCGAGGCGTTGAGCCTGCTCCACCCGCGCCGGCCGCTGACCCTGATCTCCGGTCCCTCAGCCACCAGCGACATCGAACTGGACCGGGTGGAGGGCGTGCACGGACCGCGAACGCTCGACCTCGTCGTGATCGCGGACGACTAG
- a CDS encoding SDR family oxidoreductase codes for MLRTSPLPVRGRVVAVTGGARGIGERTAGLLTRLGARVAIGDIDEERCAETAGRLGLACHGRLDVTDPESFAAFLDRVESELGPLDVLVNNAGIMPVGPLLDESDAVARRMVEINVLGVITGTKLALRRMAPRGSGHIVNVASLGGEMCVPGVASYIGTKHAVVGFTDAARLEFRTAGVRFSSVLPWFTNTELVSGTKGIRFLPNAEPEDVAAAIAATLRRPRARVRVTALHGALVQAGRFLPRSVTEGVQRVLGAESVFLGDVDDEARRAYEDRVRSL; via the coding sequence GTGCTGCGCACATCACCCCTTCCTGTCCGAGGCCGAGTCGTCGCCGTCACCGGCGGTGCCCGCGGCATCGGCGAGCGGACCGCCGGCCTGCTGACCCGCCTCGGCGCCCGCGTCGCGATCGGGGACATCGACGAGGAGCGTTGCGCCGAGACCGCCGGCCGGCTCGGGCTCGCCTGTCACGGCCGGCTCGACGTCACCGACCCGGAGTCGTTCGCCGCCTTCCTCGACCGTGTCGAGAGTGAACTCGGGCCGCTGGACGTCCTGGTGAACAACGCCGGGATCATGCCGGTGGGCCCGCTGCTGGACGAGTCCGACGCCGTGGCCCGCCGCATGGTCGAGATCAACGTCCTCGGCGTGATCACCGGCACCAAGCTCGCCCTGCGCCGGATGGCACCGCGCGGCAGCGGCCACATCGTCAACGTCGCCTCGCTCGGCGGCGAGATGTGCGTCCCGGGCGTGGCCAGCTATATCGGCACGAAGCACGCCGTGGTCGGCTTCACCGACGCGGCCCGGCTGGAGTTCCGTACCGCCGGAGTGCGGTTCTCGTCGGTCCTGCCGTGGTTCACCAACACCGAACTCGTCTCGGGCACCAAAGGCATCCGGTTCCTGCCCAACGCCGAACCCGAGGACGTCGCCGCTGCCATAGCCGCCACCCTGCGCCGGCCGCGTGCCCGCGTCCGGGTCACCGCCCTGCACGGGGCCCTCGTCCAGGCGGGCCGGTTCCTGCCCCGGTCCGTGACAGAGGGGGTCCAGCGGGTGTTGGGCGCGGAGAGCGTGTTCCTCGGCGACGTCGACGACGAGGCCCGCCGTGCCTACGAAGACCGCGTCCGGTCCCTGTGA
- a CDS encoding tetratricopeptide repeat protein: MLAEELGIDPGQELQRLHQAILSGDPELEPQPAAPPAAAPVSVQAPAEATWTVQCQLPLDVPGFVGRAELIERLEEELTAPVTAPVVVSGSPGVGKSALAVHLGHRLRAAFPDGQWHVHLAGNSGRPRDPAEALSAMLRASGQDPQTIPEPLDDRAATFRSRMADRKVLLVLDDAADAEQVRLLLPGNAGAAVLITSRSDLRGLAASHAARTVPLDVLAPAEAHTLLAGALGAQRVADEAEAAGQLDALCARLPLALRIAAANLAVRPDRSLSSYAAELANDGRLAKLSVSGDRQAAVRTAFDHSYAALEPDTARLFRLLGLHPGPDFTAETAAALLDAPRAEAEDLLGLLATAGLVQYTAAGRFQFHDLLRLYAAEHAMADPDHEAAWQRLCDWYLATTDAATAFDYTGSVQLPRPRAESARFNDRHQALAWLESERANLAALIIRTADSGPRNISWQLADQLRLYYYSRRQTAEWQATTTAALRAAEHDSETLPQAVLWHSLGLLRQHTGDTQAAREALRTAQQGYRNTGFALGEVAILTNLAIHYALRGEMRQALDCQQDGYTLLRDLDRPVLLARALNTMGLCHAYLGEFNQAVDRITEAIQTCRANDRPSGTIGPLANRAIARHGLGHYTEALADATEALHLCHSHQHRNSEPPVHEILARIHRDTGRLDLAQTHAEQALRTARAVGEPTLEADSLITLGSIHRLTSHPDRAATRLQAATELTHRSGLRHQEADAHAHLASGAIPTAKHHAHQALIIARALDLRPAQHRALTALAAIAHTNSTPAEAADHTTQARRIQDETGYHPSPADEPK, encoded by the coding sequence ATGCTTGCCGAGGAACTCGGTATTGACCCGGGACAGGAACTGCAGCGCCTGCACCAGGCGATCCTCAGCGGCGACCCGGAGCTGGAACCGCAACCGGCCGCTCCACCGGCCGCAGCCCCGGTCTCGGTGCAGGCACCGGCCGAGGCCACCTGGACCGTCCAGTGCCAACTCCCCTTGGACGTACCGGGATTCGTCGGCCGAGCCGAGCTGATCGAGCGCCTAGAGGAAGAGCTGACAGCCCCCGTGACGGCGCCCGTCGTCGTGTCCGGCTCACCCGGCGTCGGAAAGAGCGCGCTCGCGGTGCACCTCGGTCACCGCCTGCGGGCTGCTTTCCCCGACGGTCAGTGGCATGTACACCTGGCGGGTAACAGCGGCCGTCCGCGTGATCCGGCCGAGGCATTGTCGGCGATGCTGCGCGCCTCCGGACAGGATCCGCAGACCATTCCCGAGCCGTTGGACGACCGCGCGGCCACCTTCCGCAGCCGGATGGCCGACCGCAAGGTGCTCCTCGTCCTGGACGACGCCGCCGACGCCGAGCAGGTGCGGCTGTTGCTGCCGGGAAACGCCGGGGCCGCCGTGCTCATCACCAGCCGGTCCGACCTGCGCGGCCTGGCCGCCAGCCATGCCGCCCGCACCGTCCCCCTCGACGTGCTCGCCCCGGCCGAGGCCCACACCCTGCTGGCCGGGGCCCTCGGTGCGCAGCGCGTGGCGGACGAAGCAGAGGCCGCCGGGCAGCTGGACGCCCTGTGCGCCCGTCTTCCGCTGGCGTTGCGGATCGCGGCCGCCAACCTCGCCGTCCGGCCGGACCGCTCCCTCTCCTCTTACGCCGCCGAACTGGCCAACGACGGACGGCTCGCCAAGCTGTCTGTCTCCGGAGACCGGCAGGCCGCCGTCCGGACCGCATTCGACCACTCCTACGCCGCCCTGGAGCCGGACACGGCGCGCCTGTTCCGCCTCCTCGGCCTCCATCCCGGTCCTGACTTCACCGCCGAGACGGCCGCGGCCCTGCTGGATGCCCCGCGGGCCGAGGCCGAGGACCTGCTCGGCCTGCTCGCCACCGCCGGCCTCGTGCAGTACACCGCCGCCGGCCGGTTCCAGTTCCACGACCTGCTGCGGCTCTACGCCGCCGAACACGCCATGGCAGACCCCGACCACGAGGCGGCCTGGCAGCGGCTGTGTGACTGGTACCTCGCGACAACCGACGCCGCTACTGCCTTCGACTACACCGGCAGCGTCCAACTGCCCCGACCGCGTGCCGAATCCGCTCGCTTCAACGACCGGCACCAGGCACTCGCGTGGCTGGAGAGCGAACGTGCCAACCTGGCCGCTCTGATCATCCGCACCGCCGATTCCGGCCCGCGCAATATCTCCTGGCAGCTGGCCGACCAACTACGCCTGTACTACTACAGCCGACGGCAAACGGCAGAGTGGCAGGCCACGACAACTGCCGCGCTGCGCGCCGCCGAACACGACAGTGAGACGCTCCCCCAGGCCGTGCTGTGGCACAGCCTCGGCCTGCTACGCCAGCACACCGGCGACACTCAGGCCGCCCGCGAGGCCCTGCGCACAGCCCAACAGGGATACCGCAACACCGGGTTCGCCCTCGGTGAGGTCGCCATCCTCACGAACCTCGCGATCCACTACGCCCTGCGCGGAGAGATGCGCCAGGCACTCGACTGCCAGCAGGACGGCTACACACTGCTCCGCGATCTCGACCGGCCGGTACTGCTCGCCCGCGCACTCAACACGATGGGTCTGTGCCACGCGTATCTCGGCGAGTTCAACCAGGCGGTGGACCGCATAACGGAAGCGATCCAGACATGCCGCGCGAACGACCGACCATCGGGCACCATCGGCCCCCTGGCCAACCGTGCCATCGCCCGACACGGCCTCGGCCACTACACCGAAGCGCTGGCCGACGCCACCGAAGCACTGCACCTCTGCCACAGCCACCAGCACCGCAACAGTGAACCCCCCGTCCACGAGATCCTCGCCCGCATCCACCGCGACACCGGCCGGCTCGACCTCGCCCAAACCCACGCCGAGCAGGCCCTGCGCACCGCCCGCGCAGTGGGCGAACCCACCCTGGAGGCCGACAGCCTGATCACCCTCGGCTCCATACACCGCCTGACCAGCCACCCCGACCGCGCCGCCACACGCCTCCAGGCAGCCACCGAACTCACCCACCGCAGCGGTTTACGCCACCAGGAAGCCGACGCCCACGCCCACCTCGCCTCCGGCGCCATACCCACCGCGAAACACCACGCCCACCAAGCCCTGATCATCGCCCGCGCCCTGGACCTACGCCCTGCTCAACACCGCGCCCTGACCGCCCTCGCCGCGATCGCCCACACCAACAGCACCCCCGCCGAGGCCGCCGACCACACCACGCAGGCCCGGCGGATCCAGGACGAGACGGGCTACCACCCATCCCCCGCAGACGAACCCAAGTGA
- a CDS encoding helix-turn-helix domain-containing protein translates to MAERELGELLAPTDSARRLRDTLRTYLRLNCNREATARALGVHANTVRYRIGQLREHLGEDFEQRHLKLELALETLEN, encoded by the coding sequence CTGGCCGAGCGGGAACTCGGCGAGCTGCTCGCCCCTACCGACTCCGCCCGCCGCCTGCGCGACACCCTGCGCACCTACCTCCGCCTGAACTGCAACCGCGAGGCCACCGCCCGCGCCCTCGGCGTCCACGCCAACACCGTCCGCTACCGCATCGGACAGCTCCGCGAGCACCTGGGCGAGGACTTCGAACAACGCCACCTCAAGCTGGAGCTGGCGCTGGAGACCCTGGAGAACTGA
- a CDS encoding ATP-binding cassette domain-containing protein produces MTGNAIEIRELTRRYPRMGRPDLYALDRVFLAVAPGEVRGLLSPNGAGKTTLCRILSSVLLSSAGRGGGVPRGWRVRRGTGSSSCRASDVTVWAT; encoded by the coding sequence GTGACCGGGAACGCGATCGAGATCCGGGAGCTGACCCGGCGGTATCCGCGCATGGGTCGGCCGGACCTGTATGCGCTGGATCGGGTGTTCCTGGCCGTCGCGCCGGGTGAGGTGCGCGGGCTGCTCAGCCCGAACGGGGCGGGCAAGACGACCTTGTGCCGCATTCTGTCCTCGGTGCTGCTGTCGTCTGCCGGGCGCGGCGGGGGTGTGCCACGCGGGTGGCGGGTGAGGCGCGGTACGGGCTCCAGCTCCTGCCGCGCCTCTGACGTCACCGTCTGGGCCACCTGA
- a CDS encoding peptidoglycan-binding protein: MSLRSAHARIATGVISAIAAGTLALSASPASAHSGSGDGYVRGYDSYKDDWDDEGTLGWTPEYFPHSNAACLWQKILWAEGALYKEGGIYKKFPESEIDGNFGPNTRHATVSLQAAWDLDTDGKVGSKTFGRAENQLKVTGGSEDRGKQLNFTYYGDTHSFSVVRNKEGKYAFRDGDDKWRIAGYNYLSCS; this comes from the coding sequence ATGAGCCTTCGATCAGCACACGCCCGCATCGCCACGGGCGTGATCAGCGCCATCGCGGCAGGCACACTCGCCCTGAGCGCATCACCCGCCTCCGCGCATTCTGGGAGCGGTGACGGCTACGTCAGGGGCTATGACTCCTACAAGGACGACTGGGACGACGAAGGAACCCTGGGGTGGACGCCCGAGTACTTCCCGCACTCCAACGCTGCATGCCTGTGGCAGAAGATCCTCTGGGCTGAAGGTGCCCTGTACAAGGAGGGCGGAATCTACAAGAAGTTCCCCGAGAGCGAGATTGACGGAAACTTCGGGCCCAACACCCGCCACGCCACCGTCTCGCTCCAGGCCGCGTGGGACCTGGACACAGACGGCAAGGTCGGCTCCAAGACCTTCGGCCGCGCCGAGAATCAGCTCAAGGTCACCGGTGGCAGCGAGGACAGGGGCAAGCAGCTCAACTTCACCTACTACGGCGACACCCACAGCTTCTCCGTCGTGCGCAACAAGGAGGGCAAGTACGCCTTCCGGGACGGAGACGACAAGTGGAGGATCGCGGGCTACAACTACCTCAGCTGCAGCTGA
- a CDS encoding long-chain fatty acid--CoA ligase, translating to MTDQPTTLCAAFQRTVAAHPDAVALRAHGGDTEITWRQYGRRVRRIATGLARLGAGPGEFVALMMSNRPEFHLTDTAVLHTGAVPYSVYSTNPAEAIAHTFRNSGCGIVVCEAQYLERVREAAERAGGVRHIVCVDGEAEGTVSLDEVEIRGEEGFEGFDFERSWRAVGPDDLATLVYTSGTTGLPKGVELTHAAVLADTAAAFTVFRPGAGDHVVSYLPDAHAANRWMCHYNSLLSGARITTLDDSKRLVEALAAARPTFLLAVPHVWYKLKAALETAVEEQPSPVRRALGRWALRTGARRAAVEAAPEADAVRTVPPALRLQHALAERLVLSRVRARLGLDRLRVAATGAAPLAPEALRFLLGIGLPVCEAWGMTEVTCVATANRPGAVRIGTVGQVLPGVELRVADDGELLLRGPMLMRGYRGAPEQTAEVLDADGWLHTGDIGEVDRDGRVRIVDRKKELIINAAGKNMSPARIENALRVACPLIGWAVAIGDDRPYVTALLTLDSEAAAAFLAGRDEERADPSDLVDHPLIRQEIERGVTAANATLSRVEQIKKYTLLTDQWEPGSDEITPSLKIRRKPVQQRYAAEIAALYVT from the coding sequence GTGACCGACCAGCCGACCACGCTCTGCGCCGCGTTCCAGCGCACGGTCGCTGCCCATCCCGACGCCGTGGCCCTGCGTGCGCACGGCGGCGACACCGAGATCACCTGGCGCCAGTACGGCCGGCGGGTGCGCCGGATTGCGACCGGCCTGGCCCGGCTCGGCGCGGGGCCGGGCGAGTTCGTGGCGCTGATGATGTCCAACCGCCCCGAGTTCCACCTCACCGACACCGCGGTCCTGCACACCGGCGCCGTCCCGTACTCGGTCTACAGCACCAACCCGGCCGAGGCGATCGCGCACACCTTCCGCAACTCCGGTTGCGGGATCGTCGTATGCGAGGCGCAGTACCTGGAGCGGGTGCGGGAGGCGGCCGAACGGGCGGGCGGGGTCCGGCACATCGTCTGTGTGGACGGCGAGGCCGAGGGGACCGTTTCACTCGACGAGGTGGAGATCCGGGGCGAGGAGGGCTTCGAGGGCTTCGACTTCGAGCGGTCCTGGCGCGCGGTCGGACCCGACGACCTGGCAACCCTCGTCTACACGTCCGGAACCACCGGGCTGCCTAAGGGAGTCGAGCTCACCCACGCCGCCGTGCTCGCCGACACCGCCGCCGCGTTCACCGTGTTCAGGCCCGGCGCGGGCGACCATGTGGTGTCGTACCTGCCGGACGCGCACGCGGCCAACCGCTGGATGTGCCACTACAACTCGCTGCTGTCCGGCGCCCGCATCACGACCCTCGACGACTCCAAGCGACTGGTGGAGGCGCTGGCCGCGGCCCGCCCGACGTTCCTGCTGGCGGTCCCGCACGTCTGGTACAAGCTCAAGGCCGCGCTGGAGACGGCGGTGGAGGAGCAGCCGAGCCCGGTGCGGCGGGCGCTGGGCCGCTGGGCCCTGCGCACCGGAGCACGCCGGGCCGCCGTGGAGGCCGCCCCGGAAGCGGACGCCGTACGCACCGTCCCGCCCGCCCTGCGCCTCCAACACGCCCTCGCCGAACGGCTGGTGCTGTCCCGGGTGCGCGCCCGGCTGGGCCTGGACCGGCTGCGCGTCGCGGCGACGGGCGCGGCACCGCTCGCCCCCGAGGCCCTGCGTTTCCTGCTCGGCATCGGTCTGCCGGTCTGCGAGGCGTGGGGCATGACCGAGGTGACCTGCGTGGCCACGGCCAACCGGCCCGGAGCCGTACGCATCGGCACCGTCGGCCAGGTCCTGCCCGGAGTGGAACTGCGCGTCGCCGACGACGGCGAACTCCTGCTGCGCGGCCCGATGCTGATGCGCGGCTACCGCGGCGCCCCGGAGCAGACCGCCGAAGTCCTGGACGCCGACGGCTGGTTGCACACCGGCGACATCGGCGAGGTCGACCGCGACGGCCGTGTGCGCATCGTCGACCGCAAGAAGGAACTGATCATCAACGCGGCGGGCAAGAACATGTCGCCCGCCCGCATCGAGAACGCCCTGCGCGTCGCCTGCCCGCTCATCGGCTGGGCGGTCGCCATAGGGGACGACCGCCCCTACGTCACCGCGCTGTTGACGCTCGACTCCGAGGCCGCCGCCGCCTTCCTCGCCGGACGGGACGAGGAGCGGGCCGATCCGTCGGACCTCGTCGACCACCCGCTGATCCGTCAGGAGATCGAACGCGGTGTCACGGCCGCCAACGCCACGCTCTCCCGCGTCGAGCAGATCAAGAAGTACACGCTCCTGACCGACCAGTGGGAGCCCGGCAGCGACGAGATCACCCCGAGCCTCAAGATCCGCCGCAAGCCGGTCCAGCAGCGGTACGCCGCCGAGATAGCGGCCCTCTACGTGACCTGA
- a CDS encoding helix-turn-helix domain-containing protein produces the protein MTIDQLAHRVWGDGPPQRATQTLYGYVSRLRRLLPGVITRRAGGYVLTADESMVDVHRFHRLLGLARQSADAGRSVALFQEALALWRGGTVRRRRHTLVQRRPRHPPQGTVGRRAGLHRPSLADR, from the coding sequence GTGACGATCGATCAGTTGGCGCACCGGGTATGGGGAGATGGCCCACCGCAACGTGCGACGCAGACCCTGTATGGCTATGTGTCCCGGCTGCGTCGCCTACTGCCAGGGGTGATCACCCGACGGGCAGGCGGCTATGTGCTCACCGCCGACGAATCGATGGTGGACGTGCACCGGTTCCACCGGCTGCTCGGGCTGGCCCGGCAGTCCGCCGACGCTGGCCGGTCGGTGGCGCTGTTCCAGGAGGCGCTGGCGCTGTGGCGGGGGGGAACCGTTCGCCGGCGCCGACACACCTTGGTTCAACGCCGCCCGCGACACCCTCCGCAAGGAACGGTCGGCCGCCGAGCTGGACTGCACCGACCTTCGCTTGCGGATCGGTGA
- a CDS encoding GNAT family N-acetyltransferase, whose translation MGSSPVKVERWEGLECAVHLDLVLPMYKEIWTEPPYREGPKEMAEFLDRFAQEIFLPRARLVVACCGDQPIGYAFGYPLPSDTGWWKAMEGETTAEFAAESGERTLGIVELAVRAGWRRRGVAARMHDCLLEGLGVERVTLAMRPDPEAAPAHAAYAAWGYRKVGQWQPADDEPVSHIMLLTLPVAAQGAVR comes from the coding sequence ATGGGGAGCTCGCCGGTCAAGGTGGAGCGGTGGGAGGGGCTGGAGTGCGCCGTGCACCTCGACCTCGTGCTGCCGATGTACAAGGAGATCTGGACCGAACCGCCGTACCGCGAGGGCCCGAAGGAGATGGCCGAGTTCCTGGACCGCTTCGCCCAGGAGATCTTCCTTCCCCGCGCCCGCCTCGTCGTGGCCTGCTGCGGCGACCAGCCGATCGGCTACGCGTTCGGCTACCCGCTGCCGTCGGACACCGGCTGGTGGAAGGCGATGGAGGGGGAGACGACGGCGGAGTTCGCGGCCGAGAGCGGTGAGCGAACGCTGGGCATTGTCGAGCTCGCGGTACGCGCCGGGTGGCGGCGGCGGGGGGTGGCGGCCCGGATGCACGACTGTCTGCTGGAGGGCCTGGGCGTCGAGCGCGTCACGCTGGCGATGCGGCCCGATCCGGAAGCGGCACCGGCGCACGCCGCCTACGCCGCCTGGGGCTACCGCAAGGTAGGCCAATGGCAGCCGGCAGACGATGAGCCCGTGTCCCACATCATGCTGCTGACCCTGCCGGTCGCCGCGCAGGGGGCCGTCCGGTGA
- a CDS encoding aldehyde dehydrogenase family protein has translation MSALGSAHTQALLTVRSPVDGRIVGRVPDSGPQVVAERARALRESQPGWRAIGPRGRARHLRVLRDWLLDHERHVVDVLVAETGKARADAATEIPLVCDLINYYAGHAEEFLADERPRPHGPVGFAKRLTVTRHPYPVAGVITPWNYPLAMPGLDVVPALLAGTAVLLKPSEVTPLTALELARGWREIGAPPVLEVVTGGAGTGAAVVDHADFVQFTGSVRTGRAVAVRAAERLVPFSLELGGKDAAIVLADADLDRAVQGIAWGGMFNAGQTCVSVERVYVEAPVHDKFVRRLTRLVSGLRTPEESDGGRHLDVGALATPAQRDLVHRQVTEALSGGARALTGGVPGAVGTSYRPTVLVDVHHSMACMREETFGPTLPVMKVADADEAVRLANDSPYGLSASVWTRDTARGEAIARRLEAGAVNINDVYSNLLNFPLPHGGWKESGTGVRLGGAQGMRKYTRQQAITAPRGPCRPGSRSGTRTRPSVPGWWEPCCAC, from the coding sequence GTGTCCGCACTCGGTTCCGCTCATACGCAGGCCCTGCTCACCGTCCGTTCCCCGGTCGACGGCCGGATCGTGGGCCGGGTTCCGGACAGCGGGCCGCAGGTCGTCGCCGAGCGGGCGCGGGCCCTCCGGGAGAGCCAGCCCGGCTGGCGGGCGATCGGCCCCCGCGGCCGGGCACGCCACCTGCGCGTACTGCGGGACTGGCTGCTCGACCACGAGCGGCACGTGGTGGATGTTCTGGTCGCCGAGACCGGCAAGGCACGGGCGGACGCGGCGACGGAGATCCCGCTCGTCTGCGACCTGATCAACTACTACGCCGGCCACGCCGAGGAGTTTCTCGCCGATGAACGGCCGCGCCCGCACGGCCCGGTGGGGTTCGCGAAGCGGCTGACCGTGACCCGGCATCCGTATCCCGTGGCCGGGGTGATCACGCCGTGGAACTACCCGCTCGCCATGCCCGGCCTGGACGTGGTACCGGCCTTGCTCGCCGGTACGGCGGTGCTGCTCAAGCCGTCCGAGGTGACGCCCCTAACGGCCCTCGAACTCGCCCGGGGCTGGCGGGAGATCGGCGCGCCGCCTGTCCTGGAGGTGGTCACCGGAGGTGCGGGGACGGGGGCCGCTGTGGTCGACCACGCGGACTTCGTGCAGTTCACCGGCTCCGTCCGCACCGGCCGGGCGGTGGCCGTACGGGCCGCCGAGCGCCTGGTGCCGTTCAGCCTCGAACTCGGCGGCAAGGACGCGGCGATCGTGCTCGCCGACGCCGACCTCGATCGTGCGGTGCAGGGGATCGCGTGGGGCGGGATGTTCAACGCCGGGCAGACCTGTGTGTCCGTGGAACGCGTCTACGTCGAAGCGCCGGTCCACGACAAGTTCGTACGGCGGCTGACCCGTCTGGTGTCGGGGCTGCGGACGCCCGAGGAGTCGGACGGCGGACGGCACCTCGACGTGGGCGCCCTGGCCACGCCGGCTCAGCGCGACCTGGTGCACCGCCAGGTCACCGAGGCGCTCTCCGGTGGGGCCCGCGCACTGACGGGCGGTGTCCCGGGCGCGGTGGGCACGTCGTACCGGCCCACCGTCCTCGTGGACGTCCACCACTCCATGGCCTGCATGCGGGAGGAGACCTTCGGCCCGACGCTGCCGGTGATGAAGGTCGCCGACGCCGATGAGGCCGTACGGCTGGCCAACGACTCTCCGTACGGCCTGTCCGCGAGCGTCTGGACCCGCGACACGGCTCGGGGCGAGGCGATCGCCCGCCGGCTGGAGGCGGGCGCGGTCAACATCAACGACGTCTACTCCAACCTTCTTAACTTCCCGCTCCCGCACGGTGGTTGGAAGGAGTCCGGGACCGGTGTGCGTCTCGGCGGCGCGCAGGGGATGCGCAAGTACACCCGGCAGCAGGCGATCACCGCACCGCGCGGTCCCTGCCGGCCCGGGAGCCGTTCTGGTACCCGTACACGCCCGTCCGTACCCGGCTGGTGGGAGCCGTGCTGCGCCTGCTGA
- a CDS encoding MFS transporter → MSKAGTWPARRRGKSGDAPPRTGLLRERGFRLYWSAKSVSLVGDEINILAIPLAAVLLLDAGASEMGWLTAAALLPSLLLSIPGGAWADRQANRRRAMIVADIGRFAAVASIPLAYAVGTLTLAHLFVTELVVGALTVLFRVCNHHVYASVVARERYVDGNALLSGSRSVAAVAGPSTGGVLVQALSAPFALLMDAITYLVSAACLGRIRGAREAPPAPPGEGGLADGLRWVGAHRTPALLLAGVAALSLCQTLTATLFVLYGTTELGLTPAAIGAVFAVFGLGGLAGAYAAPRVVRRIGIGPAIVTGFLGLSLPLLLVPLADGPAPLVIATLAAAHLGAGCGVAVLDISTNSYLIAVIPPTLRSRVMGVVQTANFGVRPIGAALAGTLGTALGLRPTLWIGTAGAVLSVLWVAASELPRVREVPENAEQRIDEHEEAGV, encoded by the coding sequence ATGAGCAAGGCGGGTACGTGGCCGGCGCGTCGTCGGGGGAAATCTGGTGACGCGCCGCCTCGGACGGGGCTGCTGCGGGAGCGGGGGTTCCGGCTGTACTGGAGCGCGAAGAGCGTTTCGCTGGTCGGGGACGAGATCAATATCCTGGCGATACCGCTGGCCGCTGTGCTGTTGCTGGACGCGGGTGCGTCCGAGATGGGGTGGCTGACGGCGGCGGCGCTGCTGCCCTCGCTGCTGCTGTCGATACCCGGCGGGGCCTGGGCGGACCGGCAGGCCAACCGGCGCAGGGCGATGATCGTCGCTGACATCGGGCGGTTCGCCGCGGTCGCCTCCATACCGCTGGCGTATGCGGTGGGGACGCTCACGCTGGCTCACCTGTTCGTGACGGAGCTCGTCGTCGGGGCGCTCACCGTCTTGTTCCGGGTCTGCAATCACCACGTCTACGCATCCGTGGTCGCCAGAGAAAGGTACGTGGACGGCAACGCGCTGCTGTCCGGGAGCAGGTCAGTGGCCGCGGTCGCCGGGCCAAGCACGGGCGGAGTGCTGGTTCAGGCACTGTCGGCGCCGTTCGCCTTGCTGATGGATGCCATCACCTATTTGGTGTCGGCGGCTTGCCTGGGACGTATCAGGGGGGCGCGGGAGGCGCCGCCCGCCCCGCCTGGTGAGGGCGGGCTGGCGGACGGGCTGCGCTGGGTGGGAGCGCACCGCACCCCGGCCCTGCTGCTCGCCGGGGTCGCCGCGCTGAGCCTGTGCCAAACCCTCACCGCGACGCTGTTCGTGCTGTACGGAACCACCGAGCTGGGACTGACCCCCGCGGCGATAGGGGCGGTGTTCGCCGTGTTCGGGCTCGGCGGCCTGGCTGGTGCGTACGCCGCGCCCCGTGTGGTGCGGCGGATCGGCATCGGCCCGGCCATCGTCACCGGCTTCTTGGGCCTCAGCCTGCCCTTGCTGCTGGTCCCCCTGGCCGACGGCCCAGCACCGTTGGTGATCGCGACGCTGGCCGCCGCGCACCTCGGCGCCGGCTGTGGCGTCGCGGTCCTGGACATCTCTACCAACAGCTATCTGATCGCGGTCATCCCGCCCACGCTGCGCTCCCGCGTGATGGGCGTGGTGCAGACAGCCAACTTCGGCGTGCGCCCGATCGGCGCGGCGCTGGCCGGCACGCTGGGCACCGCGCTCGGCCTGCGGCCCACCCTGTGGATCGGCACGGCGGGTGCCGTGCTGAGCGTGCTGTGGGTCGCCGCATCCGAGTTGCCACGCGTCCGGGAAGTGCCAGAAAACGCCGAGCAACGTATAGACGAGCATGAAGAAGCGGGGGTCTGA